The stretch of DNA TGCGGCGGGCGCTCGAGCGCTCGCAGCCGTGGGCCTTTCCGACGCTCTATCTGGGCTGGGCGTACCTGTTCTGGCTCCCGATCGTCGCCTCCGGCGAGTCGGTGTGGTCGGTTCCGAACGTCGGGCTGTTCCTCGTCGGCGGGATGAGTCCGCTGCTCGCAGGGCTGGTGTTGCTGTGGCTCGAGGAGGGCCGTGCGGGCCTCGCTGATCTCCGGCGACGGCTGACCGATCGCGACCGCATCGAGCCCCGCTGGTGGCTGGTCATCGTCCTCTTCTATCCGGCGTTCAATCTGCTCGCCGCCGGCATCGCGCTCGCAACCGGGTACACGTCGGCGCCGCTCGAGGTCATCACGACCGACCGCCTGCTCGATCCGACAGCACTGCTCCTGTTGGTCGCCGTCGCGCTCGTCTTTCCGACGATAGAGGAGATCGGCCTCCGTGGCTACTGGTTCGATCAATTGCAGGCGCGCTGGAGCGCGCTGGTGGCGAGTCTGATCCTCGGCGTCGTGTGGGCATCGTGGCACGTGCCACTCGTCTATATGGCCGGCTACTACGAGGGAACGACCTTCGATCCGGCGCTGTGGTGGTGGCTCCCGAGCATCGTGCTCACCGCCATCATCGCCACATGGGTCTACAACAACACACAGCGAAGCGTCCTCGCCGTGATCGGGCTGCACTTTGTCGGTAATCTGACTGGTGAGACGATCGGATTCAGTCCCGAGTTGTACCCGGCTGTCCACCTCGGGACTGCCCTCGTGGCGATCGTGCTGGTCGTCGGCTGGGGCCCTGAGTCGCTTCGTGGCTGGGGGCAGCCCCGTCCCGTGTCAACGCTATCATAATCGTTCCGTCGTGATGGGCCGGCTCGATCACCGAGTCGAACGCGCCGTTGACGCCAGCACTATAGTAGCCACTGACAGTCACTCGGGACGGCAGACCGTATGAGAGTGTCACATCGGGTCAGCCGCGGCGGCGTCGATCGCCTCGAGCAACAGCCCTGCACCGAGGTCGATCTCCCGTTCGGTCACGTCCAGCGGTGGCAGCAACCGCAGCGTCTTGAAGCCACAGCCGAGCGTCAGTAGTCCGCGTGAGAACGCCGCCTCGAGGACCGCATCCCGGCGTGCTTTGGTATCGAACTCGACAGCGAGCATCAGACCGCGACCGCGAACGTCGATCACGCCCGGGGCGTCGCCGTCGGTGACGGCGTCTGTGAGTCTCGCCCGGAGTTGACTCCCACGTTCGCGGACGTTCGCGAGCAGCCCCTTCTCGTGGATGACGTCGATCGTGCACACGCCCTGCATAGCGGCGATGACGTCGCCCGCGCCCCACGTCGACGAGAGACGGCTCTGTTCGGTCGGGAAGATGTCCGTTCGCGAGATCGTCGCGCCCACGCGGAGACCCTTCCCGCTTGCGATGACGTCCGGCGTGAGGTCGAGGTGATCGACGGCCCACAGTTCGCCGGTGCGACCCAGGCCAGACTGGATCTCGTCGGCGATGACCCGGAGACCGTAGCGCTCGCGAAGCGCCTCGAGGTCGCGGGCGAACTGGGGATGGGCGACACGGTAGCCGCCCTCGCCCTGGATCGGCTCGAGGATCAGGTAGGCGACTTCGTTGGGGTCGACCACGCCGC from Natrinema sp. HArc-T2 encodes:
- a CDS encoding lysostaphin resistance A-like protein — translated: MDATSRSTAQTRVRRALERSQPWAFPTLYLGWAYLFWLPIVASGESVWSVPNVGLFLVGGMSPLLAGLVLLWLEEGRAGLADLRRRLTDRDRIEPRWWLVIVLFYPAFNLLAAGIALATGYTSAPLEVITTDRLLDPTALLLLVAVALVFPTIEEIGLRGYWFDQLQARWSALVASLILGVVWASWHVPLVYMAGYYEGTTFDPALWWWLPSIVLTAIIATWVYNNTQRSVLAVIGLHFVGNLTGETIGFSPELYPAVHLGTALVAIVLVVGWGPESLRGWGQPRPVSTLS
- a CDS encoding aminotransferase class III-fold pyridoxal phosphate-dependent enzyme, translating into MDRTTVEPQVDDLPGERAREWVNYHHQFAAPSTYVYEFVWDVGDEAVGPFCTDVDGNVLLDFTSHVAASPLGYNNPTIRERLETFDLVDPLKIAGQDFYVSGGGPPDDPELPGPTQLMDRLVAMTDQYDMDRVFLSNSGAEAVENAIKICYAAGGHRAFTFDGAFHGRTLGALSLNRSKAVHRTGFPEIPGVVSLPYPTTDEEYETRWRTDGPGGNVIADMLHPDRGVVDPNEVAYLILEPIQGEGGYRVAHPQFARDLEALRERYGLRVIADEIQSGLGRTGELWAVDHLDLTPDVIASGKGLRVGATISRTDIFPTEQSRLSSTWGAGDVIAAMQGVCTIDVIHEKGLLANVRERGSQLRARLTDAVTDGDAPGVIDVRGRGLMLAVEFDTKARRDAVLEAAFSRGLLTLGCGFKTLRLLPPLDVTEREIDLGAGLLLEAIDAAAADPM